In one window of Henckelia pumila isolate YLH828 chromosome 1, ASM3356847v2, whole genome shotgun sequence DNA:
- the LOC140892323 gene encoding zinc finger transcription factor YY1, with amino-acid sequence MDNHFAHNLFDRRSMTKSRTTPVRWFREWVPQDLVSTGGKCLVLKWVNEATLKAMKDKSKEPEAVEPEPEPTTEVLFLCSYEGCGKTFIDAGALRKHSHIHGERQYICHYENCGKKFLDSSKLKRHFLIHTGERDFVCPHEGCGKAFSLDFNLRSHMKTHSQENYHLCPYPECGKRYAHEYKLKNHIASHHEKNGIDVVKYTPPVEKPVKTPKSNTGASGPASSDRPYACPYDGCEKAYIHEYKLNLHLRREHPGHFPDDNAKNNAQANTENEIDEGSDQEVYTGKRGNGKVQKQSRPKPSLKMPPSKVAQRKTSTTSSANLNVVRKPWPVKDEMYDEEDSEETEEERDNLVEGGWRYGDNNDDDEEETEDED; translated from the exons ATGGACAATCACTTTGCTCATAATCTCTTCGACAGGCGCTCCATGACCAAGTCCAGGACGACTCCTGTCAGATGGTTCAGAGAATG GGTGCCTCAGGATCTTGTCTCTACCGGTGGGAAGTGTTTGGTTTTGAAATGGGTTAACG AGGCAACGTTAAAGGCAATGAAAGACAAATCAAAAGAGCCAGAAGCAGTAGAACCTGAACCTGAACCAACAACAGAAGTTTTGTTTCTTTGTAGCTATGAGGGTTGTGGAAAAACATTTATTGATGCTGGAGCTTTGAGGAAGCATTCTCACATTCACGGGGAGAGACAATATATTTGCCATTATGAGAACTGTGGAAAA AAATTTTTGGATAGTTCGAAACTAAAGAGACATTTTTTAATTCATACTGGAGAGAGAGATTTTGTGTGTCCCCATGAAGGCTGTGGTAAG GCATTCTCGCTGGATTTCAATCTAAGATCACACATGAAAACACATTCACAGGAGAACTATCATCTTTGCCCATATCCTGAATGTGGAAAAAGATATGCGCACGAGTATAAGCTAAAGAATCACATTGCTTCTCATCATGAGAAG AACGGTATAGATGTTGTCAAATACACCCCGCCAGTAGAAAAACCAGTTAAAACTCCAAAATCTAACACTGGAGCTTCTGGACCTGCATCATCAGACCGCCCATATGCTTGTCCGTATGACGGGTGTGAGAAGGCCTACATCCATGAGTACAAGCTGAATCTTCATTTAAGACGAGAGCATCCTGGCCATTTTCCGGATGACAATGCCAAAAACAACGCTCAAGCCAATACTGAAAATGAGATAGATGAAGGGAGTGATCAAGAAGTGTATACTGGAAAACGTGGCAATGGCAAAGTTCAAAAACAAAGTAGGCCAAAACCAAGTTTGAAGATGCCTCCTTCAAAAGTGGCTCAGCGCAAAACTTCTACCACATCTTCTGCCAACTTGAATGTGGTAAGAAAACCTTGGCCTGTTAAAGATGAAatgtatgatgaagaagatAGTGAAGAAACTGAAGAAGAGCGAGATAACTTAGTAGAGGGAGGATGGAGGTATGGAgataataatgatgatgatgaagaagagacAGAGGACGAGGATTAA